One stretch of Mus pahari chromosome 15, PAHARI_EIJ_v1.1, whole genome shotgun sequence DNA includes these proteins:
- the Nme5 gene encoding nucleoside diphosphate kinase homolog 5, translating to MEVSMPLPQIYVEKTLALIKPDVVDKEEEIQDIILGSGFTIIQRRKLHLSPEHCSNFYVEQYGKMFFPNLTAYMSSGPLVAMILARHNAISYWKELMGPSNSLVAKETHPDSLRAIYGTDELRNALHGSNDFAASEREIRFMFPDVIIEPIPIGQAAKDYLNLYVAPTLLQGLTELCKQKPPDPYIWLADWLVKNNPNKPKLCHFPVTEEP from the exons ATGGAGGTATCAATGCCCCTGCCTCAGATATATGTAGAAAAAACCCTAGCCCTTATCAAGCCAGATGTTGTTGACAAAGAAGAGGAGATACAGGATATTATTCTGGGATCTGGATTCACCATTATTCAG aGACGGAAACTACACCTGAGCCCCGAGCACTGTAGTAATTTTTATGTGGAGCAGTATGGGAAAATGTTTTTCCCAAACTTAACAGCTTATATGAGCTCTGGACCTCTTGTTGCTATGATACTAGCTAGACATAATGCCATCTCTTACTGGAAAGAACTTATGGGACCAAGTAACAGTTTAGTAGCCAAGGAGACACACCCAGACAG CTTAAGGGCGATATACGGTACAGATGAGCTCAGGAATGCACTTCATGGGAGCAATGACTTCGCCGCCTCAGAGCGAGAGATCAGGTTCATGTTTCCAGACG TGATTATTGAACCCATTCCAATTGGACAAGCCGCTAAGGACTATCTAAATTTGTATGTAGCACCAACCCTACTTCAAGGACTCACGGAGCTTTGTAAGCAAAAGCCACCAGACCCTTAC atCTGGCTTGCTGATTGGCTGGTGAAAAATAATCCCAACAAACCTAAACTTTGTCATTTCCCAGTGACAGAAGAGCCTTAG